Proteins encoded together in one Marinobacter salsuginis window:
- a CDS encoding dihydroorotase yields MSSVNTSGSSLKITGGRLFDGQGAEQENTALLIRDGRIVAMGEAAARETADETISADNGIITPGFVDLCCNVREPGNGQKGNIASETLAAAHGGFTTVCASPETSPVNDSSAVTHLIRDGAASRSPIRVLPIGAITRGLEGDLLSDMAGLAAAGCVAVGNGSRGVRNARILRRCMAYAQTFGLTVMFSPENQVLAADGYAHDGLVTSRLGLLGIPEVAETAAVMEMLLLAEETGVRLHLSQLSCGRSVEMLADARRRGIAVTADVAMHQLVFTEEALAGFDSRFHVRPPLRGESDRKALIAGVREGVIDAIVSQHQPHDTAAKQAPMAATEPGLSSIESVLSLGLELVEMNELALPDLIRALTAGPASVLGRTARLAEGEVADICLFDPDAFWTPSAKTLVSAGRHAPVTDRELPGVIRLTLSEGRKAWPQPVI; encoded by the coding sequence ATGAGCAGTGTCAATACATCCGGAAGCAGTCTGAAAATCACCGGAGGCCGCCTGTTCGATGGCCAGGGCGCAGAGCAGGAGAATACCGCACTGTTGATAAGGGATGGCCGTATTGTTGCGATGGGCGAAGCCGCCGCCCGGGAGACAGCCGACGAGACCATCAGCGCAGACAACGGCATAATCACACCGGGGTTTGTCGATCTTTGCTGTAATGTCCGTGAGCCGGGCAACGGTCAGAAAGGTAACATCGCTTCGGAGACCCTTGCCGCGGCCCACGGCGGATTTACCACCGTGTGCGCCTCGCCGGAAACCTCGCCGGTAAACGATTCCAGTGCCGTCACCCACCTGATCCGTGATGGTGCTGCCAGCCGTTCGCCCATCCGGGTTTTGCCCATTGGCGCTATCACCCGGGGCCTAGAGGGCGATCTGCTCAGTGATATGGCTGGCCTGGCCGCAGCCGGCTGTGTTGCCGTGGGTAATGGTTCCCGGGGCGTGCGCAATGCCCGCATATTGCGCCGGTGTATGGCCTACGCCCAGACGTTTGGTTTGACGGTGATGTTCAGCCCCGAGAACCAGGTCCTGGCCGCCGACGGCTACGCCCATGATGGCCTGGTGACCTCGCGGTTGGGCCTGCTTGGTATTCCGGAAGTGGCGGAAACCGCTGCGGTGATGGAGATGCTGTTACTGGCCGAGGAAACCGGGGTACGTTTGCACCTCAGCCAGCTTTCCTGCGGTCGCAGTGTTGAAATGCTGGCCGATGCCCGCCGCCGGGGTATTGCGGTCACCGCCGATGTGGCCATGCATCAGTTGGTGTTCACGGAGGAGGCGCTTGCCGGTTTTGACAGCCGCTTCCACGTCCGCCCGCCACTGCGTGGCGAGAGCGATCGCAAGGCGCTGATAGCCGGTGTCCGGGAAGGGGTAATTGATGCTATCGTCAGCCAGCATCAGCCTCATGATACCGCTGCAAAGCAGGCGCCCATGGCTGCTACCGAGCCGGGGCTGTCCAGCATCGAGAGCGTGCTGTCGCTGGGTCTGGAGCTGGTGGAAATGAATGAGCTGGCGTTGCCCGACCTGATCCGGGCTCTGACTGCCGGTCCGGCCTCCGTGCTTGGCCGGACTGCGCGTCTGGCGGAGGGCGAAGTCGCCGATATTTGCCTGTTCGATCCCGATGCCTTCTGGACGCCCAGCGCGAAAACTCTGGTATCGGCAGGCCGTCACGCGCCGGTGACGGACCGCGAACTGCCAGGTGTGATCAGGCTCACCCTGAGTGAGGGTCGAAAGGCCTGGCCCCAGCCGGTGATCTGA
- a CDS encoding putative solute-binding protein, giving the protein MGQAQAQNEPLERSFCVFDPVGANGPLFAITKTFQPVALKNGIKLDLRAYTDEKVAAEDFKAGQCDAVLLTGTRAREFNKFTGSLEAMGAVPGEEEMRLLYNTLSQPKARPFLIDGPYEVAGVFPGGAIYLHTRDRSIDSVEKLQGKRIATLDYDQASVRMVRHVGASVVGSNSANFAGKFNNGSVDLAYAPAVAYTPLELYKGVQPNGAVVKYALGYMNFQVIIHRDRFPDSAGQMVRDQAIKRIDEAYEIIAQAEAEIPEDVWMELPREDTAEYDKMLRKVRLSLLEDGVYDERAIKLMKAIRCRVDATRSECASVAGT; this is encoded by the coding sequence ATGGGCCAGGCGCAGGCACAGAATGAGCCTCTGGAACGCAGTTTTTGCGTTTTTGACCCGGTTGGTGCCAATGGCCCCCTGTTTGCCATCACCAAGACCTTTCAGCCGGTTGCCCTTAAAAATGGCATCAAGCTGGATCTTCGCGCCTATACCGATGAAAAGGTGGCTGCCGAGGACTTCAAGGCGGGGCAGTGCGATGCTGTTCTGCTTACCGGCACCCGTGCCCGTGAATTCAACAAGTTCACCGGCAGCCTTGAAGCCATGGGCGCCGTGCCTGGCGAAGAAGAAATGCGCCTGCTGTACAACACCCTGAGCCAGCCCAAGGCCCGGCCGTTCCTGATTGACGGCCCCTACGAAGTGGCAGGCGTGTTCCCTGGCGGCGCCATTTACCTTCACACCCGGGACCGCAGTATCGATTCGGTCGAAAAGCTTCAGGGCAAACGGATTGCCACCCTGGACTACGATCAGGCATCGGTCCGGATGGTTCGCCATGTCGGCGCCTCCGTGGTGGGGTCCAATTCCGCGAACTTTGCCGGTAAGTTCAATAACGGCAGCGTTGACCTGGCTTACGCCCCGGCCGTCGCCTATACCCCGCTGGAGTTATACAAGGGCGTCCAGCCCAACGGGGCCGTGGTCAAATATGCCCTGGGCTACATGAACTTCCAGGTGATCATCCACCGCGACCGGTTCCCCGATTCCGCCGGCCAGATGGTCCGGGACCAGGCGATCAAGCGCATTGATGAGGCGTATGAAATCATTGCCCAGGCAGAGGCGGAGATTCCTGAAGACGTGTGGATGGAGTTGCCGCGGGAAGATACCGCCGAATACGACAAGATGCTGCGCAAGGTGCGGCTGTCGTTACTGGAAGACGGTGTTTACGATGAGCGGGCCATCAAGCTGATGAAGGCGATTCGGTGCCGGGTAGATGCCACCCGTTCCGAGTGTGCCTCCGTCGCCGGTACCTGA
- a CDS encoding YqgE/AlgH family protein translates to MTASKHSPHSLRHHFLVASPYLADPRFHGGVIYICEHSDDGALGLMINHPLDIHLGEILEQLDLPGGELDLPVFSGGPVQPERGFVLHPPGTSWQNTAKVTEDVLLTTSRDILAGIGRSEGPEEYLVALGYSGWSEGQLEEELGSNAWLTCPATTEILFRTPWEERYKAVLKLIGIDLNQLSESVGHA, encoded by the coding sequence ATGACAGCATCAAAGCACTCTCCCCACAGCTTGCGGCACCATTTTCTGGTGGCATCACCCTATCTCGCGGATCCGCGTTTCCATGGCGGCGTTATTTATATCTGTGAGCATTCTGACGACGGTGCACTGGGCTTGATGATCAATCACCCGCTGGACATTCATCTGGGCGAAATCCTGGAGCAGCTGGACCTGCCAGGGGGCGAACTGGATCTGCCGGTATTCAGCGGTGGTCCGGTGCAGCCGGAGCGGGGCTTTGTGCTGCATCCCCCCGGAACCAGTTGGCAGAATACGGCAAAGGTCACCGAGGATGTTCTGCTGACCACATCCCGCGACATACTGGCAGGGATTGGCCGTAGTGAGGGCCCCGAGGAATATCTGGTGGCCCTGGGCTACTCCGGCTGGAGCGAGGGGCAGCTGGAAGAGGAGCTGGGCAGTAACGCATGGCTCACTTGCCCGGCCACCACAGAGATCCTGTTCCGTACCCCCTGGGAAGAGCGTTACAAGGCCGTACTCAAACTGATCGGCATAGATCTCAACCAGCTCAGTGAATCGGTCGGCCATGCCTGA
- the pilG gene encoding twitching motility response regulator PilG yields the protein MDDNFENLKIMVIDDSKTIRRTAETLLKKVGCEVITATDGFDALAKIADSQPDIIFVDIMMPRLDGYQTCALIKNNSSFKKTPVIMLSSKDGLFDKAKGRIVGSDQYLTKPFSKDELLNTIRQYVPQAEQ from the coding sequence ATGGATGACAACTTCGAGAATTTGAAGATCATGGTGATCGACGACAGTAAAACCATACGTCGCACCGCAGAAACCCTTCTGAAAAAGGTCGGCTGTGAGGTCATCACCGCGACTGACGGCTTTGACGCTCTTGCAAAGATTGCCGATTCCCAGCCGGACATCATTTTTGTCGATATCATGATGCCCCGCCTGGACGGCTACCAGACCTGCGCACTTATCAAGAACAATTCCTCCTTCAAAAAGACGCCGGTTATCATGCTCTCCAGCAAGGACGGGCTGTTCGACAAGGCCAAGGGCCGGATCGTCGGCTCGGACCAGTATCTGACCAAGCCGTTCAGTAAGGATGAGCTACTCAATACCATCCGCCAGTATGTTCCACAGGCGGAACAGTAA
- a CDS encoding methyl-accepting chemotaxis protein: MKNRAGRLSMGQGGNKLVAGLIAALIALTILLVVVLFIINQDSQNDQEYIANTAELRVLSQEIAKNATEAAGGTAEAFNQLRRSRDEFQQLWTNVTEGNPETGLPPSELAQQSGVQENWNTVRENADSILSTQDAVLGLHEVARTLNETIPQLQVEYDDIVQILLDNDAPAEQIALAQRQSLLAERIVRSVNNVLSGDEDAVIAADRFGRDASLFGRVLEGQLNGNPAMGISQVNDEDAIYGLEAVDELFQFVSQNVDAILEASPDLFKVRTAASDIFQNSEILLSELSVLAENFRTQSGSGLVSPTLAFAILAAMVAIVVFIGLALYREAQARLAATQEQNEQNQNAILRLLDELADLADGDLTTEATVTEDFTGAIADSINYAIDQMRGLVQAIRGTAVRVASAAQETQATAMHLADASEHQAQEIAGASAAVNEMAVSIDQVSSNAAESSAVAERSVAIAKKGAEVVQNTIRGMDNIREQIQETSKRIKRLGESSQEIGDIVSLINDIADQTNILSLNAAIQASMAGDAGRGFAVVADEVQRLAERSSAATKQIEALVKTIQSDTNEAVISMEHTTAEVVRGARLAQDAGIALEEIENVSMSLAELIQNISNAARQQSSSAAHISNTMNVIQEITSQTSSGTNATAKSIGNLAEMASELRSSVAGFTLPEEDVAEQEEEEDSDVPVVG, translated from the coding sequence ATGAAGAACAGAGCCGGAAGACTCAGTATGGGACAGGGAGGCAACAAGCTGGTTGCCGGCCTGATCGCCGCGCTGATCGCACTCACCATCCTGCTCGTTGTCGTGCTGTTCATTATCAATCAGGACAGCCAGAACGATCAGGAGTACATCGCCAACACCGCCGAGCTGAGGGTACTCTCTCAGGAGATCGCGAAGAACGCGACCGAGGCTGCCGGCGGTACCGCCGAGGCCTTCAACCAGCTGCGCCGCTCCCGTGACGAATTCCAGCAGCTCTGGACCAACGTAACCGAGGGTAATCCGGAAACCGGTCTGCCGCCGAGTGAACTGGCCCAGCAGAGTGGCGTTCAGGAAAACTGGAACACCGTGCGGGAAAACGCCGACAGCATCCTCTCCACCCAGGATGCGGTACTCGGCCTGCACGAGGTAGCCCGGACCCTGAACGAAACCATCCCGCAGCTGCAGGTTGAGTACGACGATATCGTACAGATCCTGCTCGACAATGACGCGCCTGCCGAACAGATCGCACTGGCCCAGCGTCAGTCGCTGCTGGCGGAGCGGATTGTTCGCTCGGTCAACAACGTACTCTCCGGTGACGAAGACGCGGTTATTGCCGCTGACCGTTTCGGTCGCGACGCAAGCCTGTTCGGTCGAGTGCTCGAGGGCCAGCTGAACGGCAACCCGGCGATGGGTATCTCTCAGGTTAATGACGAAGACGCCATCTACGGCCTCGAAGCGGTCGATGAACTGTTCCAGTTCGTTTCCCAGAACGTAGACGCGATCCTTGAGGCCTCTCCCGACCTCTTCAAGGTTCGTACTGCCGCCAGCGACATCTTCCAGAATTCAGAGATCCTCCTTTCCGAACTCTCGGTACTGGCTGAAAACTTCCGGACCCAGTCCGGCTCAGGACTGGTCAGCCCGACCCTGGCCTTCGCCATCCTGGCCGCCATGGTGGCGATCGTTGTCTTCATCGGTCTGGCCCTGTACCGCGAAGCCCAGGCCCGACTGGCTGCCACCCAGGAGCAGAACGAGCAGAACCAGAACGCGATCCTGCGACTGCTGGACGAACTGGCCGACCTCGCTGATGGTGACCTGACCACCGAGGCCACGGTTACCGAGGACTTCACCGGCGCCATCGCCGACTCCATCAACTACGCGATCGACCAAATGCGCGGATTGGTACAGGCCATTCGTGGTACTGCGGTACGGGTAGCGTCAGCGGCCCAGGAAACCCAGGCTACGGCCATGCACCTTGCCGATGCTTCCGAGCACCAGGCCCAGGAAATTGCCGGCGCCTCCGCCGCGGTTAACGAGATGGCTGTGTCCATCGACCAGGTATCCTCGAACGCTGCCGAATCCTCTGCGGTTGCGGAGCGGTCGGTTGCGATCGCGAAGAAAGGCGCGGAAGTGGTACAGAACACCATCCGCGGCATGGACAACATCCGTGAGCAGATCCAGGAAACGTCCAAGCGGATCAAGCGCCTGGGTGAGTCTTCCCAGGAAATCGGTGACATCGTATCCCTGATCAACGACATCGCCGACCAGACCAACATCCTGTCCCTGAACGCCGCGATCCAGGCCTCCATGGCCGGTGACGCGGGCCGGGGCTTCGCGGTGGTTGCGGACGAAGTTCAGCGACTGGCGGAACGTTCCTCCGCGGCTACCAAGCAGATTGAAGCGCTGGTTAAGACGATCCAGTCGGATACCAACGAAGCGGTTATCTCCATGGAACACACCACCGCCGAGGTGGTCCGTGGTGCCCGTCTGGCCCAGGACGCGGGTATCGCACTCGAGGAAATCGAGAACGTATCCATGTCTCTGGCGGAACTGATCCAGAACATCTCCAACGCCGCGCGTCAGCAGTCGTCGTCGGCCGCGCACATTTCCAACACCATGAACGTTATCCAGGAAATCACGTCCCAGACCTCCTCGGGTACCAATGCGACCGCGAAGTCCATCGGTAACCTGGCAGAAATGGCGTCCGAGCTGCGGTCTTCCGTTGCCGGCTTCACCCTGCCGGAAGAAGACGTGGCGGAACAGGAAGAAGAGGAAGACAGCGACGTTCCGGTGGTGGGCTGA
- a CDS encoding HU family DNA-binding protein produces the protein MRKPELAAAIADRTGLTRDKASEVITAFTDQVSAAASRGEDVTLIGFGTFNIRSREARDGRNPQTGETIRIPASKTVGFKAGKALKDEIR, from the coding sequence ATGCGCAAACCTGAACTCGCCGCGGCCATTGCCGACCGAACCGGCCTCACCCGGGACAAGGCCAGCGAAGTGATTACCGCGTTCACCGACCAGGTGTCGGCCGCTGCCTCCCGGGGCGAAGATGTCACCCTGATCGGCTTTGGAACCTTCAATATCCGCAGTCGTGAGGCGCGGGACGGACGCAACCCTCAAACCGGCGAGACCATTCGCATCCCTGCCAGTAAAACCGTGGGCTTCAAGGCCGGGAAGGCACTGAAAGACGAAATCCGCTAG
- the pilH gene encoding twitching motility response regulator PilH has translation MARILIVDDSPTEVKKISTILEKHQHEVLTADNGADGVAKARAETPDLVLMDVVMPGLNGFQATRQLTRAPETASIPVVIVTTKDQETDRVWGTRQGAKGYLVKPVNEDDLIKTINSLIA, from the coding sequence ATGGCCCGCATTCTGATTGTTGACGATTCCCCTACCGAGGTTAAGAAAATTTCCACGATCCTGGAAAAACACCAGCACGAAGTGCTGACCGCCGATAACGGTGCCGACGGTGTTGCCAAGGCCCGTGCCGAAACCCCGGATCTGGTTCTGATGGATGTGGTTATGCCCGGCCTGAATGGCTTCCAGGCAACCCGCCAACTGACCCGCGCACCGGAAACCGCCTCCATCCCGGTGGTCATCGTAACCACCAAGGATCAGGAAACTGATCGCGTATGGGGCACCCGCCAGGGCGCCAAGGGTTACCTGGTCAAGCCGGTTAACGAAGACGACCTGATCAAAACAATCAACAGTCTGATTGCCTGA
- a CDS encoding energy transducer TonB yields MAVQVSDFDRFSFTLFMALAVHAIVVLGITFAPESPRSSAQTMEITLSQFDDEEAPEKADFLAQTSQKGSGTQEEVREMTTPQPAEVSQPEVAQVQPEPPSQTQPQPRQEKQVVQTESASSQKVQAPEERTTPEEEPLPVREKKSLMERSLEIASLEARFDAQQQAYARKPRVMRVTAASTLKSTNAWYVQNWVSKVTRVGNINYPTEARNAGIYGTLRLLVSLKKDGTIKEVAILQSSGSTVLDDAAIRIVRMAAPFAPFPDEMRKEVDELEIIRTWSFQRRGLTSG; encoded by the coding sequence ATGGCAGTTCAGGTAAGCGACTTCGACCGGTTTTCCTTCACCCTTTTCATGGCGTTGGCAGTGCACGCCATTGTGGTGTTGGGTATCACCTTTGCGCCTGAGTCGCCCCGTTCCTCGGCTCAGACCATGGAGATCACCCTGTCCCAGTTCGACGACGAAGAAGCTCCCGAGAAAGCGGATTTTCTGGCCCAGACCAGTCAGAAGGGCAGCGGTACCCAGGAAGAGGTTCGGGAAATGACCACGCCCCAGCCGGCGGAGGTCAGTCAGCCTGAAGTGGCTCAGGTTCAGCCCGAGCCGCCGTCCCAGACCCAGCCGCAGCCGCGCCAGGAAAAACAGGTGGTGCAGACCGAGAGCGCGTCCAGTCAGAAGGTTCAGGCGCCTGAGGAACGCACCACGCCCGAAGAAGAGCCCCTGCCCGTGCGGGAGAAAAAGAGCCTGATGGAGCGTAGCCTTGAAATTGCCAGCCTGGAGGCCCGCTTCGATGCCCAGCAGCAGGCCTATGCCCGCAAACCCAGGGTGATGCGTGTTACCGCTGCCTCCACGCTCAAGTCTACCAACGCCTGGTATGTCCAGAACTGGGTCAGCAAGGTAACCCGGGTGGGCAACATCAATTACCCCACCGAGGCGCGCAATGCCGGAATCTATGGCACACTGAGGTTGCTGGTGTCGCTGAAGAAAGACGGCACCATTAAAGAGGTGGCTATCCTTCAGTCTTCCGGCAGCACCGTGCTGGATGATGCAGCAATACGCATTGTCAGGATGGCCGCGCCGTTTGCACCGTTTCCGGACGAAATGCGGAAAGAGGTGGATGAACTCGAAATCATACGTACCTGGTCCTTCCAGCGTCGGGGGCTGACATCCGGATGA
- a CDS encoding aspartate carbamoyltransferase catalytic subunit, which yields MTANDSSPHHLQLTRDGQLRHFLTLDGLDRALLTDILDTADSFIEVGERTIKKVPLLRGRTVVNLFFESSTRTRSTFELAAKRLSADVLNLDISTSATSKGESLSDTLLNLEAMASDMFVVRHSQSGAPHFIAESVTPGVAIINAGDGRHAHPTQAMLDMLTIRQHKGRFEGLKVAIVGDVLHSRVARSQIRALNELGAEEVRVIAPGTLLPKDVESLGCTVEYDMNRGMRDLDVVIMLRLQKERMEGALLPSEREFYRLYGLNQQKLALAHPECIVMHPGPINRGVEIESAVADGPQSVILNQVTNGIAIRMAVMSMAMGGQVAERQQKLSERGQA from the coding sequence ATGACCGCGAACGACTCTTCCCCGCACCACTTGCAGCTGACCCGGGATGGTCAGTTGCGGCACTTCCTGACTCTCGACGGCCTGGATCGCGCCTTGCTGACCGACATCCTCGACACGGCGGATTCCTTTATCGAGGTGGGGGAGCGCACCATCAAGAAAGTGCCGCTGCTCCGGGGCCGGACCGTGGTGAACCTGTTTTTTGAATCCAGTACCCGCACCCGCAGTACCTTTGAGCTGGCGGCCAAGCGACTGTCTGCGGATGTGCTTAACCTGGACATCAGTACCTCGGCCACCTCCAAGGGCGAATCCCTGTCTGACACGCTGCTCAATCTGGAAGCCATGGCCAGCGACATGTTCGTGGTCCGCCACTCCCAGAGTGGTGCGCCGCATTTTATCGCCGAGAGCGTGACCCCCGGCGTCGCCATTATCAACGCCGGTGATGGCCGTCACGCCCACCCGACCCAGGCCATGCTGGATATGTTGACGATCCGCCAGCACAAGGGGCGGTTCGAGGGCCTGAAAGTCGCTATCGTCGGTGACGTCCTGCACTCCCGGGTGGCCCGTTCCCAGATCAGGGCCCTCAACGAGCTGGGTGCCGAAGAGGTACGGGTCATTGCGCCTGGGACGCTGCTTCCCAAAGACGTGGAAAGTCTTGGCTGCACGGTTGAATACGATATGAACCGGGGCATGAGGGACCTGGATGTGGTGATCATGCTGCGGCTTCAGAAAGAGCGGATGGAAGGCGCTTTGCTGCCCAGCGAGCGGGAGTTTTACCGGCTGTACGGACTGAACCAGCAGAAACTGGCGCTGGCGCATCCGGAATGCATCGTCATGCATCCGGGGCCCATCAACCGCGGAGTTGAAATTGAGTCGGCGGTGGCCGACGGGCCGCAATCGGTGATTCTGAACCAGGTCACTAACGGCATTGCCATCCGGATGGCGGTCATGTCCATGGCCATGGGCGGTCAGGTCGCCGAGCGCCAGCAGAAACTGAGTGAGAGGGGCCAGGCATGA
- the pyrR gene encoding bifunctional pyr operon transcriptional regulator/uracil phosphoribosyltransferase PyrR, with the protein MTALLDIDQLLDQMESGLRQTLEQRGVESPVLIGIRTGGVWLADVLSKRLGIDEPFGELDISFYRDDFSRIGLNPRVKPSSLPFDTEGRDIILIDDVIMSGRTIRAAMNEIFDYGRPASIILATLIDLGARELPIQPDVAGKTMALESHQRVKLRGPDPLRIELQEAGQ; encoded by the coding sequence ATGACGGCATTGCTTGATATTGATCAGTTGCTTGACCAGATGGAGTCAGGGCTGCGTCAGACGCTGGAGCAAAGGGGCGTGGAATCGCCGGTTCTGATCGGTATCCGTACCGGTGGCGTCTGGCTGGCGGATGTGCTCAGCAAGCGCCTGGGTATCGATGAGCCGTTCGGCGAACTGGACATTTCCTTCTACCGCGACGATTTCAGCCGCATTGGCCTGAATCCCCGGGTCAAACCCTCAAGCCTGCCCTTCGATACCGAGGGTCGGGACATCATCCTGATTGACGATGTCATTATGAGCGGCCGGACCATCCGCGCCGCGATGAATGAGATCTTCGATTATGGCCGCCCAGCCAGTATCATATTGGCCACCCTGATTGACCTCGGCGCCAGGGAACTGCCCATCCAGCCCGACGTGGCTGGCAAGACGATGGCGCTGGAATCCCATCAGCGAGTCAAACTGCGTGGCCCCGACCCGCTCCGCATCGAGCTCCAGGAAGCCGGACAATAA
- the gshB gene encoding glutathione synthase encodes MTVRLGIVMDPIEDIHFKKDSSLAMLLAAQKRGWEIEYMELPDMYLDGGTAMAHTRDLTVHMDPENWYSFGPSQDRALGDLDVILMRKDPPVDREFLMATYILEAAEQQGALVVNPASTLRDCNEKLFATQFEDLTPPLLVSRSATRFREFYAKHGDVIMKPVDGMGGHSIFRIRENDFNLGVIIETLTNYGTHQAMAQKYIPEISDGDKRILLIDGEPVPYSLARIPSQGENRGNLAAGGRGEGRELTARDREICERVAPVIKEKGLVFVGLDVIGDYLTEINVTSPTCIRELDAAFGIDIGGLLMDAIAKRLGQA; translated from the coding sequence ATGACCGTCAGACTCGGGATCGTGATGGATCCGATTGAAGATATCCACTTCAAGAAAGACAGCTCACTGGCCATGTTGCTGGCTGCCCAGAAACGTGGCTGGGAAATCGAATACATGGAACTGCCGGATATGTATCTCGATGGCGGCACGGCCATGGCGCACACCCGCGACCTGACCGTCCACATGGATCCCGAGAACTGGTACAGCTTCGGGCCCAGCCAGGACCGGGCGCTGGGGGACCTGGATGTCATCCTGATGCGCAAGGATCCGCCGGTGGACCGTGAGTTCCTGATGGCCACCTATATATTGGAGGCGGCGGAGCAGCAGGGTGCCCTGGTGGTCAACCCGGCATCCACGCTTCGCGACTGCAACGAGAAACTGTTTGCCACGCAGTTTGAGGACCTGACGCCACCTCTGTTGGTCTCGCGTTCGGCAACCCGTTTCCGCGAGTTCTATGCCAAGCACGGCGATGTCATCATGAAGCCGGTGGATGGCATGGGCGGTCATTCGATCTTCAGGATCCGCGAAAACGATTTCAACCTCGGGGTCATTATCGAAACCCTCACCAACTATGGCACTCACCAGGCCATGGCCCAGAAGTACATTCCGGAAATCAGCGATGGTGACAAACGTATCCTGTTGATCGACGGTGAGCCGGTACCCTATTCCCTTGCGAGAATCCCATCCCAAGGGGAGAATCGGGGCAATCTTGCCGCCGGCGGCCGCGGCGAAGGTCGGGAACTGACCGCCCGGGATCGGGAGATCTGCGAGCGCGTTGCGCCGGTGATTAAAGAGAAGGGCCTCGTATTTGTCGGCCTGGACGTGATCGGTGATTATCTTACCGAAATCAATGTCACCAGCCCGACCTGCATCCGGGAACTCGATGCCGCCTTCGGGATCGATATTGGTGGTCTGTTGATGGATGCAATCGCAAAACGCCTGGGCCAGGCTTAA
- a CDS encoding chemotaxis protein CheW, which yields MSAQAAPFAVLTDIAERSRSLAAGLPEQQEAVELWNGIGFVLAGERYVAPMGEVTEILHVPRFTHIPGVRPFLLGAANVRGRLLPLVDLAGFFDIPRSSRSQRERRVLVVEQGDIFSGLVVDSVLGMQYFATDSFKDSPEGVPENVQPFVSGGYERNEEVWKVFSAVDLLEDERFLDVAQW from the coding sequence ATGTCCGCCCAGGCCGCCCCTTTTGCCGTTCTGACGGATATCGCCGAGCGCAGCCGGTCTCTGGCTGCCGGCCTGCCGGAGCAACAGGAAGCCGTTGAACTCTGGAACGGCATCGGTTTTGTTCTCGCAGGTGAACGCTACGTTGCCCCCATGGGCGAAGTCACTGAAATCCTACATGTCCCCAGGTTCACCCACATACCTGGGGTTCGCCCGTTTTTGCTTGGCGCCGCCAATGTTCGTGGCCGCCTCCTGCCTCTGGTTGATCTCGCCGGCTTTTTCGATATTCCCCGCTCTTCCCGCAGCCAGCGGGAGCGGCGAGTGCTGGTTGTTGAGCAGGGCGATATTTTCAGCGGGCTGGTAGTCGACAGTGTCCTGGGTATGCAGTACTTCGCAACTGACAGTTTCAAGGATTCGCCCGAGGGCGTACCTGAAAACGTTCAACCGTTTGTCTCAGGCGGATATGAACGCAACGAGGAAGTCTGGAAAGTGTTTTCGGCCGTCGACCTGCTCGAGGACGAACGATTTCTGGACGTCGCACAGTGGTAA
- the ruvX gene encoding Holliday junction resolvase RuvX, which produces MPETNSRRIMAFDFGTRRIGVAVGQELLGSGQPVALVPARDGIPDWQQIESLLEEWRPDLVVVGLPLNMDDTENDMCARARKFGKRLHGRYHVPVEMVDERLTSFEAKGEVMAAGGSRDFGRHGVDDRAAVLILETFFQQ; this is translated from the coding sequence ATGCCTGAAACAAACAGTCGCCGGATCATGGCGTTTGATTTTGGTACCCGCCGGATTGGCGTTGCCGTCGGCCAGGAATTGCTTGGGTCCGGCCAGCCAGTGGCGCTGGTTCCCGCTCGCGACGGTATTCCGGACTGGCAACAGATTGAATCCCTGCTTGAGGAGTGGCGCCCGGACCTGGTGGTGGTTGGCCTGCCTCTGAACATGGACGACACCGAAAACGATATGTGTGCCCGGGCGCGCAAGTTCGGCAAGCGCCTGCACGGGCGTTACCACGTGCCGGTCGAGATGGTGGACGAGCGGCTCACCAGCTTCGAAGCCAAGGGCGAAGTGATGGCCGCCGGGGGCAGTCGTGATTTTGGACGTCACGGAGTCGACGACCGGGCCGCGGTGCTGATCCTCGAAACCTTTTTTCAACAGTGA